In Camelina sativa cultivar DH55 chromosome 16, Cs, whole genome shotgun sequence, a single window of DNA contains:
- the LOC104752143 gene encoding phospholipid hydroperoxide glutathione peroxidase 1, chloroplastic, translated as MVSMTASSSSYAPFSTVFNSSRPNSSSTFVIPSFKFSTGVSNFANLSNGFSLKSPINHGFLFKSRPFSVQARAAAEKTVHDFTVKDIDGNDVALNKFKGKVMLIVNVASRCGLTSSNYSELSHLYEKYKSQGFEILAFPCNQFGGQEPGSNPEIKQFACTRFKAEFPIFDKVDVNGPSTAPIYEFLKSNAGGFLGGLIKWNFEKFLIDKKGKVVERYPPTTSPFQIEKDIQKLLAA; from the exons ATGGTTTCTAtgactgcttcttcttcttcttacgcaCCATTCTCTACAGTCTTCAACAGTTCGAGACCCAATTCATCTTCAACCTTTGTCATCCCTTCCTTCAAATTCTCCACCGGGGTGTCCAATTTCGCGAATCTGAGTAATGGGTTTTCTCTAAAATCCCCGATTAATCATGGGTTCCTCTTCAAGTCTCGTCCTTTCAGTGTTCAAGCTAGAGCTGCTGCTGAGAAGACCGTTCACGATTTCACCGTTAAG GACATTGATGGGAATGATGTTGCTTTGAACAAATTCAAGGGGAAAGTTATGTTGATCGTCAATGTCGCTTCAAgatg TGGTCTCACATCATCAAATTACTCAGAGCTATCACATCTGTATGAGAAATACAAGAGCCAAG GATTTGAGATTCTAGCTTTTCCCTGCAATCAGTTTGGTGGCCAAGAGCCTGGGTCAAATCCCGAGATCAAACAATTCGCTTGCACCCGGTTTAAAGCAGAGTTCCCTATATTTGATAAG GTTGACGTGAATGGACCGAGCACAGCGCCCATCTACGAATTCTTGAAATCAAACGCAGGAGGATTCTTAGGTGGTCTCATTAAATGGAACTTTGAGAAGTTCTTAATTGATAAAAAGGGAAAGGTAGTTGAGAGGTACCCTCCCACTACATCCCCTTTCCAAATCGAG AAAGACATCCAGAAGTTGCTTGCCGCTTAA
- the LOC104752142 gene encoding CBL-interacting serine/threonine-protein kinase 16-like — translation MEESNRTVLFDKYEIGRLLGTGNFAKVYHGTEISTGDDVAIKVIKKDRAFKRRGMMEQIEREISVMRLLRHPNVVELREVMATKKKIFFVMEYVNGGELFEMIDRDGKLPEDLARKYFQQLISAVDFCHSRGVFHRDIKPENLLLDGEGDLKVSDFGLSALMMPEGLGGRRSSSDDLLHTRCGTPAYVAPEVLRNKGYDGAMADIWSCGIVLYALLAGFLPFIDENVMTLYTKIFKAECEFPPWFSSESKELISRLLVPDPEQRISMSKIKLIPWFRKNFTPPVAFSIDETIPSPPEPPAKKKKKDRYEEEEDDGVSPRSFNAFQFITSMSSGFDLSNLFEIKRKPKRMFTSKYPAISVKERLEKAAREMNMRVKHVKDCKMKLQSRTEGRKGRLSVTAEVFEVAPEVSVVEFCKSSGDTLEYYLFCEDDVRPALKDIVWSWQGDDDEDEVTTNDN, via the exons ATGGAGGAATCAAACCGTACTGTCTTGTTCGACAAGTACGAGATCGGAAGACTACTCGGCACCGGTAACTTCGCCAAAGTCTATCACGGAACAGAGATCTCCACCGGCGATGACGTGGCAATCAAGGTCATCAAAAAAGACCGCGCATTCAAGCGTCGTGGCATGATGGAGCAAATCGAACGTGAGATCTCCGTCATGCGTCTCCTCCGTCATCCCAACGTTGTCGAGCTCCGTGAAGTGATggctacaaagaagaagatcttcTTCGTTATGGAGTACGTCAACGGAGGTGAGCTTTTCGAGATGATCGATAGAGACGGGAAGCTCCCGGAGGATCTAGCCAGAAAATATTTCCAACAACTGATATCTGCGGTGGATTTTTGCCACAGCCGCGGTGTTTTCCACCGGGATATCAAGCCGGAGAATCTGTTGCTTGACGGAGAAGGCGATCTCAAGGTTTCGGATTTCGGACTTTCCGCTTTGATGATGCCGGAAGGGCTAGGTGGAAGACGTAGCAGCAGCGATGACCTTTTACATACACGGTGCGGGACGCCGGCTTACGTTGCGCCGGAGGTTTTACGGAATAAAGGATACGACGGAGCTATGGCGGATATTTGGTCGTGCGGGATTGTTTTGTATGCACTCCTTGCTGGCTTCTTGCCGTTTATCGACGAAAACGTCATGACATTGTACAC gaAGATCTTCAAGGCTGAATGCGAGTTCCCACCGTGGTTTTCCTCAGAATCTAAGGAACTAATCTCAAGATTGCTTGTGCCGGATCCTGAACAACGCATTTCAATGTCGAAGATCAAACTGATTCCATGGTTCCGAAAGAATTTTACACCACCAGTAGCTTTTTCAATCGACGAAACAATCCCATCTCCACCGGAGCCAccagcaaagaaaaagaagaaagacaggtacgaggaggaggaagacgacGGAGTTTCTCCAAGATCTTTCAACGCTTTCCAATTCATCACTTCAATGTCTTCAGGTTTCGACCTCTCCAACCTATTCGAGATAAAAAGGAAGCCAAAGCGGATGTTCACATCCAAGTACCCCGCGATATCCGTCAAGGAGAGGCTGGAGAAGGCGGCTCGTGAGATGAACATGAGGGTTAAACATGTCAAAGACTGCAAGATGAAGCTACAAAGTAGAACAGAAGGCCGTAAAGGGAGGCTCTCCGTGACGGCGGAAGTTTTCGAAGTTGCTCCTGAAGTCTCTGTCGTCGAGTTCTGCAAATCCTCCGGGGACACTTTGGAGTACTACCTCTTCTGTGAGGATGACGTTAGGCCAGCTCTTAAAGACATTGTCTGGTCTTGgcaaggtgatgatgatgaagatgaggtTACCACTAATGATAActga